The Sesamum indicum cultivar Zhongzhi No. 13 linkage group LG2, S_indicum_v1.0, whole genome shotgun sequence genome contains a region encoding:
- the LOC105155973 gene encoding transcription factor bHLH71, with product MALEALSSTELFNFIMFDSAAPTPFTCNNDSSEASPQEIAPRLSHPPPPQDTTTRKKRRRRPKVCKNKEEAETQRMTHIAVERNRRKQMNEHLAVLRSLMPDSYVQRGDQASIVGGAIEFVKELEHILQSLEAKKFTLLEQQVNNKDQYEKSDDQNYKQVMGSSSPFAQFFAYPQFSCSHNQLGNKYTSQSKAAIADIEVTLIETHANIRILSRRRLRQLSKIVASFHSVFLSILHLNVTTLDSLVLYSISAKVEEGCQLNSADDIAGAVHHMLRIIEEEAILGCQS from the exons ATGGCTCTGGAAGCACTTTCTTCTACTGAACTCTTCAACTTTATCATGTTTGATTCTGCTGCTCCCACCCCATTCACCTGCAACAATGACTCCTCCGAGGCCAGCCCACAAGAAATTGCTCCACGGCTGAGCCACCCACCGCCACCGCAGGACACCACCACCCGCaagaagaggaggagaaggCCAAAGGTGTGCAAGAACAAAGAAGAAGCTGAGACTCAGAGAATGACACACATTGCTGTGGAGAGAAACCGCCGCAAGCAAATGAATGAGCATTTAGCTGTTCTTCGCTCTCTCATGCCAGACTCTTATGTCCAAAGA GGTGATCAGGCGTCCATTGTTGGTGGTGCCATAGAGTTCGTGAAGGAGCTTGAGCACATTTTGCAGTCACTAGAAGCCAAGAAATTCACCTTGTTGGAGCAGCAGGTAAACAATAAAGATCAGTACGAGAAGAGTGATGATCAGAATTACAAGCAAGTCATGGGCAGCAGCAGCCCATTTGCTCAGTTTTTTGCATACCCGCAGTTCAGCTGCTCCCACAACCAACTTGGCAATAAGTACACTTCCCAGAGCAAGGCAGCCATTGCTGACATAGAAGTCACCTTAATCGAAACGCATGCCAACATCCGAATCCTCTCGCGTCGACGCCTTCGCCAGCTCTCCAAGATTGTCGCCTCCTTTCACTCTGTCTTCCTCTCCATACTCCACCTAAACGTCACCACTTTGGACTCCCTCGTGCTCTACTCCATTAGCGCCAAG GTGGAAGAAGGTTGCCAACTCAATTCAGCAGACGACATAGCCGGGGCAGTTCACCACATGCTAAGAATAATTGAGGAGGAAGCTATCTTAGGTTGTCAATCCTAG